A window from Candidatus Lernaella stagnicola encodes these proteins:
- a CDS encoding SUMF1/EgtB/PvdO family nonheme iron enzyme: MKRLIAFLILAAVPVLLTAVDWIEILRVHAAPGDLPARIDGQGERAGMVLVSAGSFVMGGNDNPDQMPIRRRWLPVFWIDCMEVTAAEFDAFLRQQDAPPPGPPLWTEAGLRPELGEHPAYPVTWEQADAYCRARGKRLPTEAEWEKAARGPGGLAYPWGDGFDTNRVNDRAATVGLPVKSQPVGAFPEGGSVYGALDMAGNIREWVADPYEPDAYKEHRFTLPVPWIDRLHVLRGGSFMSSPDKLTTFNRSHSDLDATNADQGFRCAAGR, translated from the coding sequence GTGAAACGTCTGATTGCCTTTCTCATCCTGGCCGCCGTGCCGGTGTTGTTGACCGCCGTGGACTGGATCGAAATCCTGCGCGTGCACGCGGCGCCGGGTGACCTGCCGGCCCGAATCGACGGTCAGGGAGAGCGGGCGGGGATGGTGCTGGTATCAGCCGGTTCCTTTGTCATGGGCGGCAACGACAACCCCGATCAAATGCCGATCCGCCGCCGATGGCTGCCCGTCTTTTGGATCGATTGCATGGAAGTCACCGCGGCTGAGTTCGACGCTTTCCTGCGACAACAAGACGCTCCGCCGCCCGGTCCGCCGCTGTGGACCGAAGCCGGGCTGCGACCCGAACTGGGCGAGCACCCCGCGTACCCGGTCACCTGGGAACAAGCCGACGCCTACTGCCGTGCTCGAGGCAAACGCTTGCCCACCGAAGCTGAATGGGAAAAAGCGGCCCGCGGTCCCGGCGGCCTGGCTTATCCGTGGGGCGATGGATTCGACACGAATCGCGTCAATGACCGCGCCGCTACCGTGGGATTGCCGGTCAAGTCGCAACCCGTCGGCGCGTTCCCCGAAGGCGGGTCGGTGTACGGCGCGCTGGACATGGCCGGTAACATTCGCGAGTGGGTCGCCGACCCATACGAACCCGACGCGTACAAGGAGCACCGCTTCACATTGCCCGTGCCTTGGATCGACCGACTCCACGTGCTGCGCGGCGGGTCGTTTATGTCCAGCCCCGATAAGCTGACGACCTTCAATCGCTCGCATTCCGATTTGGACGCAACCAACGCCGATCAAGGATTCCGCTGTGCCGCCGGCCGGTGA
- a CDS encoding ATP-binding protein, translating to MIVVCYGLPGTGKTTVGRALARQLDCPSLGTDVVRRRILPNPTYTFEERAMIYRALFYIIELVHEYGIDVVIDSTFTRNMLRKQIVELAGRIDTPLFFVECQCDRETAISRIRTRFSPESDARAETYDQLMENWDANPYPFLAIDTLQPVEKNIALIKKHITSTLSKR from the coding sequence ATGATCGTCGTTTGTTACGGCTTGCCCGGCACGGGTAAAACGACCGTCGGTCGCGCCCTGGCCCGCCAACTGGACTGTCCTTCGCTGGGCACGGACGTGGTGCGGCGCCGCATCCTGCCCAATCCAACCTATACCTTCGAAGAGCGCGCGATGATTTACCGGGCGCTGTTTTACATCATCGAATTGGTGCACGAATACGGCATTGACGTGGTGATCGACAGTACTTTCACGCGCAATATGCTGCGCAAGCAAATCGTGGAACTGGCCGGCCGCATCGACACGCCGCTGTTTTTCGTGGAATGCCAATGCGACCGGGAGACGGCGATCTCGCGCATTCGCACACGCTTTAGTCCCGAGTCCGACGCCCGCGCGGAAACTTACGACCAACTCATGGAAAACTGGGATGCGAATCCGTATCCCTTTCTGGCCATCGATACGTTGCAGCCGGTGGAGAAGAACATCGCGCTGATCAAGAAGCACATCACCAGCACATTGTCGAAACGATAA
- a CDS encoding alpha/beta hydrolase — MHYLPRSLVRLLILTVAISLVGCLADSKVADKEWNAYVGPHRHDLALDGYKLHYIDIGRGEPVFLLHGFAANTYSWKRNAQPIVDAGFRVILVDLPGQGFSGVPPKNYAASVENIAGAVLQLADHLKLDKFNVVGVSMGGGLTLYLTWKHPDRIKRSVVLDPASFDQEVPLVLRMLTTPGLGAVLAEVNGRWTVENSLKKITVQRDFLTKTFVDEYTRPLTKPGFNQFIRRLMSDFFSPEFARMVANYDTIKRPMLIIWGKQDPWIPLEFGERLHALVPDSELLVIDDCGHMVQAERPEVVNPAVIDFLSGK, encoded by the coding sequence ATGCACTACCTCCCGCGCTCTTTGGTTCGTCTGCTCATTCTCACGGTGGCGATTTCTCTGGTTGGTTGTTTGGCCGACAGCAAGGTCGCCGACAAGGAATGGAACGCCTACGTCGGCCCGCACCGGCACGATCTTGCCTTGGACGGCTACAAGCTCCACTACATCGACATCGGACGCGGCGAGCCGGTCTTTTTGCTGCACGGCTTCGCCGCCAACACGTATTCGTGGAAACGAAATGCGCAACCGATTGTCGACGCGGGTTTCCGGGTGATCCTGGTCGACCTGCCGGGGCAAGGCTTTTCCGGTGTCCCGCCCAAAAATTACGCTGCAAGCGTGGAGAATATTGCCGGCGCGGTGCTGCAATTGGCGGATCACCTAAAACTCGATAAGTTCAACGTCGTGGGCGTTTCGATGGGCGGCGGGCTGACACTGTACCTGACTTGGAAACACCCCGACCGCATCAAGCGCTCCGTCGTCTTGGACCCGGCAAGTTTCGACCAGGAAGTCCCCCTCGTCCTGCGAATGCTCACCACGCCGGGTCTCGGCGCCGTCCTGGCCGAGGTAAACGGTCGCTGGACGGTGGAAAACTCGCTGAAAAAAATCACCGTGCAGCGCGATTTCCTGACCAAGACCTTCGTGGATGAATACACGCGGCCGCTTACCAAGCCCGGTTTCAACCAGTTCATACGCCGGTTGATGAGCGATTTCTTCTCGCCCGAGTTCGCGCGCATGGTCGCCAACTACGACACGATCAAGCGCCCCATGCTGATCATTTGGGGCAAGCAGGACCCGTGGATCCCGCTGGAATTCGGCGAACGCCTGCACGCGCTGGTGCCCGATTCGGAATTGCTGGTGATCGACGACTGCGGTCACATGGTGCAGGCCGAACGGCCCGAGGTGGTCAACCCGGCCGTCATCGACTTCTTAAGCGGCAAGTGA
- a CDS encoding amidohydrolase — MNHLLYNADVYNVDEHQPHAVAVAIADETIIAVGSESECRRALGRVDETHDLRGAALLPGFIDTHMHPTVLIYYDMNLNLRGAGTMAEVQDKLRVIAAEKGPDEWIVGLDFDEANLDEPRLPTRHDLDVACPDRPVLLIKHDGHTVIANTEAISRCGVTAETPDPPGGRIDREPSGFPAGPFRENAATIAKAGAPLPAVESLVEGARHTFGRLAAAGITSIGAVLQTDDYGPAGEAGAMDVMGLSMLLGEAAPLNVYGLLFADSLAKIEVARQSPLHREERGGHYLGALKIIVDGTLGSRTAYMTEPFADAPERSGFLLCDEEEIVGRMRLAHVGGLQIAAHAIGDRAVALCLDVIEKLQREHPRPDARHRIEHASLLNPELIARMARLGVLVSTQPMFIHSEKHWLEKCLGPERARWVYPLRALVDAGVRVAGASDAPVESIDVLGALSCCVTREGFQTQQGLTAAEAIRMYTIDAAYLQGEERVKGSITPGKRADLVVLDQNPTAVPPEHIADLRVLRTMCGGRFTFTAT; from the coding sequence ATGAATCACCTCTTGTACAACGCCGATGTCTACAACGTGGACGAACATCAGCCCCACGCGGTCGCGGTCGCCATCGCCGATGAAACCATCATCGCCGTGGGGTCCGAAAGCGAATGCCGCCGGGCGCTCGGTCGCGTTGACGAGACGCACGATTTGCGGGGCGCGGCGTTGCTGCCCGGTTTTATCGACACGCATATGCACCCCACGGTGCTGATCTATTACGACATGAACCTTAACCTGCGCGGCGCGGGCACGATGGCCGAGGTGCAGGACAAGCTGCGCGTCATCGCGGCCGAAAAGGGACCGGACGAGTGGATCGTCGGCCTCGACTTCGACGAAGCGAACCTGGACGAACCCCGCCTGCCGACCCGCCACGATCTCGATGTCGCCTGCCCCGACCGGCCGGTGCTGCTGATCAAGCATGACGGACACACCGTGATCGCCAACACCGAGGCCATCAGCCGCTGCGGCGTCACCGCCGAGACCCCCGACCCACCGGGAGGGCGGATCGACCGCGAGCCGTCGGGCTTTCCCGCGGGACCCTTCCGGGAAAATGCCGCCACGATAGCTAAGGCCGGCGCGCCCCTTCCGGCGGTCGAATCGCTGGTCGAGGGGGCGCGGCACACCTTCGGTCGCTTGGCGGCGGCGGGCATCACGTCGATCGGCGCGGTGCTGCAAACCGACGATTACGGCCCGGCCGGGGAAGCCGGGGCGATGGACGTGATGGGCCTTTCCATGCTGCTTGGCGAGGCGGCGCCGCTAAACGTTTACGGCCTGCTTTTTGCCGATTCGCTCGCGAAGATCGAAGTCGCGCGGCAGTCGCCGTTGCACCGGGAAGAGCGCGGCGGGCACTACCTCGGCGCACTCAAGATCATCGTGGACGGCACCCTCGGTTCGCGCACGGCGTACATGACCGAGCCCTTCGCCGACGCGCCCGAGCGAAGCGGCTTTCTGCTGTGCGACGAAGAGGAAATCGTCGGCCGCATGCGTTTGGCCCACGTCGGCGGCCTGCAAATCGCGGCGCACGCCATCGGCGACCGCGCGGTGGCGCTATGTTTGGACGTCATCGAGAAACTGCAGCGCGAACATCCGCGACCTGACGCGCGTCACCGCATCGAGCACGCCTCGCTGCTGAATCCGGAATTGATCGCCCGAATGGCGCGGCTGGGCGTCTTGGTTTCAACTCAGCCGATGTTCATTCATTCGGAAAAGCACTGGCTGGAAAAATGCCTCGGACCCGAACGCGCCCGATGGGTCTATCCGCTGCGGGCCTTGGTCGACGCGGGCGTGCGCGTGGCCGGCGCTTCGGATGCCCCGGTGGAATCCATCGACGTGCTGGGCGCCCTGTCTTGCTGCGTGACCCGGGAAGGTTTTCAAACGCAACAAGGCCTGACGGCCGCCGAAGCGATTCGCATGTACACGATCGACGCGGCGTATCTGCAGGGCGAGGAGCGAGTCAAGGGAAGCATCACGCCGGGCAAGCGCGCCGACCTGGTCGTGCTGGACCAAAATCCGACCGCCGTTCCTCCCGAGCACATTGCCGACCTGCGGGTGCTGCGAACGATGTGCGGCGGCCGATTCACTTTTACGGCGACGTAG
- a CDS encoding LysE family transporter — protein sequence MELVLKLAGLFFTSFVIGFSGAIMPGPLLTVTLAETPRRGAWTGPLMVLGHAMLEGGLVAAIALGLASFLQNELVIGLIALAGGGMLFWMGQAMLRSAPHLSLEPESAVPEKRLHPIVSGILASISNPYWTLWWATIGFSYIVIGLEFGVIGVVVFFLGHILADLVWYSLISVGLTKGKRLMGDRFYRGLLAFCGVALIGFGLWFVVTGVRYVNFF from the coding sequence ATGGAACTGGTGCTCAAGCTGGCGGGCTTATTTTTCACTTCCTTCGTGATCGGATTTTCCGGCGCGATCATGCCGGGTCCACTACTTACGGTGACCCTCGCCGAAACCCCCCGTCGCGGTGCATGGACCGGGCCGTTGATGGTGTTGGGGCACGCCATGTTGGAAGGCGGCTTGGTCGCCGCGATAGCGCTTGGTTTGGCGTCGTTTCTGCAAAACGAGCTCGTCATCGGCCTGATTGCCCTGGCCGGCGGCGGGATGTTGTTTTGGATGGGCCAGGCGATGCTGCGTTCGGCGCCGCACCTTTCGCTCGAGCCGGAATCGGCGGTACCGGAGAAGCGCCTGCATCCGATCGTATCAGGAATTTTAGCTTCGATTTCAAACCCTTACTGGACCCTCTGGTGGGCGACGATCGGCTTTTCTTACATCGTCATTGGGTTGGAATTCGGCGTGATTGGGGTCGTGGTCTTTTTCTTGGGCCATATTTTGGCCGATTTGGTGTGGTATTCGCTTATCAGCGTCGGACTAACAAAGGGAAAGCGCTTGATGGGCGATCGCTTCTATCGAGGATTGCTGGCTTTTTGCGGCGTGGCGTTGATCGGATTTGGGCTCTGGTTTGTCGTGACCGGCGTTCGTTACGTGAATTTCTTCTGA
- a CDS encoding response regulator, with product MFFPPIHAVGPTILALGPLPCAVLPPAQPAPRVLLIEQDTPFRTTMLGCLAEECMAVDIAADEAGGLALFNPTRHAIVIMNLLIPACGCLKILRRLRKRGEHTVLLAVSPAGAPELAGAAFLAGAFDVIPKPCSVDYVKAIVRKALEHRRLELRLLELERLVSDTKKDDGFV from the coding sequence ATGTTTTTCCCGCCCATTCATGCCGTGGGACCCACGATCCTCGCGTTGGGTCCGCTGCCGTGCGCCGTGTTGCCGCCCGCGCAACCCGCGCCGCGTGTTCTATTGATCGAACAGGACACGCCGTTTCGAACCACGATGCTAGGCTGCTTAGCCGAAGAGTGCATGGCTGTGGATATTGCCGCCGACGAGGCAGGGGGCTTGGCGTTGTTCAATCCGACCCGCCACGCAATCGTCATCATGAACCTGCTGATTCCCGCTTGCGGCTGCTTGAAGATACTGCGCCGTTTGCGTAAGCGCGGAGAGCATACCGTGCTGCTTGCAGTATCGCCGGCCGGCGCCCCCGAACTTGCCGGCGCGGCGTTTTTGGCCGGCGCCTTCGATGTCATCCCGAAACCGTGCTCGGTCGATTACGTCAAAGCCATTGTCCGTAAGGCGCTCGAGCACCGCCGACTCGAACTGCGTCTCTTAGAGCTGGAACGCCTCGTGTCGGACACAAAAAAAGACGACGGTTTCGTTTGA
- the folD gene encoding bifunctional methylenetetrahydrofolate dehydrogenase/methenyltetrahydrofolate cyclohydrolase FolD: MPAEIISGKEVAASIREEIAADVAQLKNEHGITPGLATVLVGEDPASVSYVKGKTRTCEQLGMYSVHHHLPATVTERELLALVAELNADPALHGILVQLPLPKHIDESKVIFAIDPDKDVDGFHPVNVGRLMIGEAIFPPCTPAGIQELIVRSGTVTEGAEVVVVGRSNIVGKPVAIMLAQKSPRANATVTICHTRTRDLAAHTRRADILIVAAGRPGAVGGDWIKPGATVIDVGVNRVGTTASGKAKLAGDVDFEAAVEVAGKITPVPGGVGPMTITMLMKNTLTSARRSAGQE; this comes from the coding sequence ATGCCGGCCGAAATCATCAGCGGCAAAGAGGTGGCGGCGTCCATTCGCGAGGAAATCGCGGCCGATGTGGCGCAACTGAAAAACGAGCACGGCATCACGCCCGGCCTCGCCACGGTTTTGGTCGGCGAAGACCCGGCCTCGGTGTCGTACGTGAAAGGCAAAACCCGCACGTGCGAACAGTTGGGCATGTACTCGGTGCATCACCACCTGCCCGCCACGGTCACGGAACGCGAACTGCTCGCGCTGGTGGCCGAACTCAACGCCGACCCCGCGCTGCACGGCATCCTCGTGCAATTGCCGCTGCCTAAGCACATCGATGAGAGCAAGGTGATTTTCGCCATCGATCCGGACAAGGACGTCGACGGTTTTCACCCCGTCAACGTCGGCCGGTTGATGATCGGCGAAGCGATCTTCCCGCCCTGCACGCCCGCCGGCATTCAGGAACTCATCGTCCGATCGGGCACCGTCACCGAGGGGGCCGAAGTGGTTGTCGTGGGCCGGTCGAACATCGTGGGTAAACCGGTGGCGATCATGCTCGCCCAAAAATCGCCGCGCGCCAACGCAACGGTGACCATCTGCCACACGCGAACGCGCGACTTGGCGGCCCATACGCGGCGGGCGGATATTCTCATCGTCGCGGCCGGACGCCCCGGGGCGGTAGGCGGCGATTGGATCAAGCCGGGCGCGACGGTCATCGACGTGGGCGTCAACCGTGTCGGCACGACGGCGTCGGGTAAGGCGAAATTGGCCGGCGACGTTGATTTTGAGGCGGCCGTCGAAGTGGCGGGGAAAATCACGCCCGTGCCCGGCGGTGTCGGCCCGATGACGATTACGATGTTGATGAAAAACACCCTGACTTCCGCCCGGAGAAGCGCCGGGCAAGAGTGA
- the folE2 gene encoding GTP cyclohydrolase FolE2 → MSKPDMADVASQSDDRNISIDKVGVKDLRYPISLLDRAKGIQHTIGSFNMYVNLPHQFKGTHMSRFIELLNESRGEISIDQFGDLLEAIRDRLHAEAAHLEVEFPYFIEKKAPVTQAPGMMEYTCRVVGEIRNGERKVSIAVTVPVSTLCPCSKEISAYGAHNQRGFVTIGFRFRDMVWIEEIIEIAENSASSAVYSLLKREDEKFVTEQAFRNPVFVEDVVRNVAQVLDADQRITWYSVEVENFESIHNHNAYAMIERSDRDD, encoded by the coding sequence ATGAGCAAACCCGATATGGCCGACGTGGCCAGCCAAAGCGACGATCGCAACATTTCCATCGACAAAGTCGGCGTCAAGGATCTGCGCTATCCGATCAGCCTGCTCGACCGCGCCAAGGGCATACAGCACACGATCGGGTCGTTCAACATGTACGTGAATCTGCCGCACCAATTCAAAGGCACGCACATGAGCCGCTTTATCGAGCTGCTCAATGAAAGCCGCGGCGAGATTTCCATCGATCAGTTCGGCGACCTGCTCGAAGCCATCCGCGACCGGCTCCATGCCGAAGCGGCCCATCTCGAGGTGGAGTTCCCCTATTTCATCGAGAAGAAGGCGCCGGTCACGCAAGCGCCGGGCATGATGGAATACACCTGCCGCGTCGTGGGCGAGATTCGAAACGGCGAGCGGAAAGTTTCCATCGCTGTGACGGTGCCCGTCTCGACGCTTTGCCCCTGCTCGAAGGAGATTTCCGCCTACGGCGCGCACAACCAGCGCGGCTTCGTCACCATCGGTTTTCGTTTCCGCGACATGGTGTGGATCGAGGAGATTATCGAGATCGCCGAGAACTCGGCTTCGAGCGCCGTGTATTCGCTGCTCAAGCGCGAAGACGAAAAGTTCGTCACCGAGCAGGCATTTCGGAATCCCGTTTTCGTGGAAGACGTGGTGCGCAACGTCGCCCAAGTCCTCGACGCCGACCAGCGTATCACCTGGTACAGCGTCGAAGTGGAGAATTTCGAATCCATTCACAATCACAACGCCTACGCGATGATCGAGCGCTCCGACCGCGACGATTAG
- the pepT gene encoding peptidase T gives MHAFNDSQAILDATHLVDWFLEFVQIDTQSDNKSETTPSSAKQLDLQRVLEKKLADVGCTEIHLDDKGYLYATFPGNKPDAPVIGLLAHVDTATDFSGTGVKPQLHENYDGGEIAIADGLMLTPQENAELSQCVGDTIVTASGDTLLGADDKAGIAVILAALETLKADESIPCPTLRIAFTPDEEIGRGAKHFDIKGFNAYCAYTLDGSFAGEINFETFSADGAEVTFTGVAVHPGFAKGKMVNALRYLGKFLDQLPSDEAPEATEGREGFFHPTEIRGNAAEATVELILRSFDNDELEDRGKRLRELVDRIAAEEPRLKTQVDIKFQYRNMADELKKHPQIREHLLAALRDAGVEANVVPVRGGTDGSGLTAMGLPTPNIFNGGVNFHGPREWVSTRVMAVSVCAVLNLVQRWAAAE, from the coding sequence GTGCACGCTTTTAACGATTCCCAAGCCATTCTGGACGCCACTCACCTAGTCGACTGGTTCCTTGAATTCGTTCAGATCGACACGCAGTCCGACAACAAAAGCGAGACGACGCCGTCCTCGGCCAAGCAGCTTGACCTGCAGCGCGTGCTGGAGAAAAAGCTGGCCGACGTGGGGTGCACGGAAATCCACTTGGACGACAAGGGCTATCTGTACGCCACCTTCCCCGGCAACAAGCCCGACGCGCCGGTCATCGGCCTGCTGGCGCATGTGGATACGGCGACGGATTTCTCCGGCACGGGCGTCAAGCCGCAACTGCACGAGAACTACGACGGCGGCGAGATCGCCATTGCCGACGGGCTCATGCTGACGCCGCAAGAAAACGCCGAACTGAGCCAGTGCGTCGGTGACACGATCGTCACCGCCTCGGGCGACACCTTGCTGGGCGCCGACGACAAGGCGGGCATCGCCGTGATTCTCGCCGCACTGGAAACCTTGAAGGCCGACGAGAGTATTCCGTGCCCCACCTTGCGCATCGCCTTCACGCCCGACGAAGAAATTGGCCGCGGCGCGAAACACTTCGACATAAAAGGCTTCAACGCCTACTGCGCCTACACCCTGGACGGCAGCTTCGCCGGCGAAATCAATTTCGAGACCTTCAGCGCCGACGGGGCCGAGGTGACGTTCACGGGCGTAGCGGTTCACCCCGGCTTCGCCAAGGGAAAGATGGTCAACGCGTTGCGCTACCTGGGTAAATTCCTCGATCAACTGCCCAGCGACGAAGCGCCGGAAGCCACCGAAGGACGGGAAGGATTTTTCCATCCCACGGAAATTCGCGGCAATGCCGCCGAGGCGACCGTGGAGTTGATTCTGCGTTCGTTCGACAACGACGAACTCGAAGATCGCGGCAAGCGGTTGCGCGAGTTGGTGGACCGTATCGCCGCCGAGGAACCGCGCCTGAAAACGCAGGTGGATATCAAATTCCAGTACCGCAACATGGCCGACGAACTTAAAAAGCACCCGCAGATTCGCGAACACCTGTTGGCCGCGCTGCGCGACGCGGGCGTCGAGGCGAACGTCGTTCCCGTGCGCGGCGGCACCGACGGCTCCGGCCTGACGGCCATGGGGTTGCCGACGCCCAACATCTTCAACGGCGGCGTCAATTTCCACGGCCCGCGCGAGTGGGTCTCCACCCGCGTGATGGCGGTGTCGGTTTGCGCAGTGTTGAATTTGGTGCAGCGCTGGGCGGCTGCCGAGTAG